The genomic region TCCTCCAAGTGGTGGGAGGGGACCAATTATGCCATGTTTACCGGGGATTTTGACACCTGGGAATACACCTTGAGGGAGCAGGCCAAGCGTGTGGAGGAGCTGGGCTGTAAGACCATGGCCTACACCGAATGAGGGCACGGACTTTGGGCTACCCAGGTTGGGTACCGGAGGTTCAAGATAGAGCACAAGTTTGATGTGGTCAGCGTTGTGAATCTCTATGCCAAGTGGCTGAGGGAAGGCAGGCTGAAGGTTGATCCTGAGCGAAATGGGGATATTGTGGTCACGTTACACGATCCCTGCAATGTGGTTCGCAAGGCCGCCCTGGATGGTTTTCCTGGCATAGCTGATGACGCCCGCTATGTGCTAAGCCGAGTGGTGAAGAATTTTGTGGAGATGGATCCCAACAGGGAGAACAACATCTGTTGCAGCGGTGGTGGGGGTGCCCTCATAAACGGCTTTGCCAGGGCCAGAACCTATTACGGTAAGATCAAGGTGGACCAGATCAAGCGATCCGGGGCCAGCAAGGTTTGCACTCCTTGTGTGAACTGCTTCGATGGAATAAACAATCTGGCCAGGGAATACAAGGACACCTATGAGTTCGAGTCTGTGCATCTGTGGACCCTTTTGGCCAATGCCATAGTGCTGGAATGAGTGGACAACCGGGATAGGAGGCGGAAACGCCCCAGGTTTTTTTTGAATGATAAGGGCCGGATCAATTGGAACGGCCACCACAGAGAGCCTCTCCAGGAAAGTTTGGGGCGGGGGGGAGCCCCTTTTCATGCCTGGAGAGGCTTCCATGTTTTTGAAGGTCTTGTTATGAACTCAAGCCGGGTACTGAATCTATCTCGGAAATGAGACCTCCTGATGAAGAGAGCCAAGCTTGGATCATCGAGCCATCTTGAAGAGGGCCTGGATAGAGTGGCCAGATATTTGCTCCAATGGTCCAGGGACGGAGTGCTGGTCTGCGATGTTTCGGGTCGCATAGGCATGGCCAACCCTGCTGCAGCAGATCTCCTGGGATATGAGAGTCCTGAGGAGCTTTGTGAAGATAGAAATCTAGAAGAACTGTTCCAAGATCCCAAAGAGGTGGAGTTGCTTCGCTTAAAGGCGGAACCCCTGGGTTCGGTGAGGGAGTTCCACTGCTTTCTGAAAAAGAAGGAGGGTGGCTTATTGGAAGCCAGGGTCACCTTGGCTGCCATAGGGGGGGCAGACAGGCAGCTTCAGGGACACATGTTGATCCTGAGGGATGTTTCGGAAGAGATAAGAGCCAGAGAAGAGCTAAGCCAACAAAGCGCAAGGCTTGCCACCTTGAGCTCCATAGCCACAACCCTGACCAGCAGCCTTGAGCTGAAAGAGGTTTTGGAACACACCATAGACGAGCTCTTGAAGATGTTGAGCGGGGCCAGCATCCGCATATATATGCTGGATTCCAAGGGTGAATGGCTCAACCTGGTGGCCTGGAAGGGGGCCTCCATCAGATTCATAGACAGGCCGCACTTCCAGCGCCGAAAGGTGGGCGACGGGCTGCTGGGCAAGACCGTGCTTCATAAGAGGGCCATAGTGGTGGACAATTTCCTGAGAGCCGAGGATCCCTATGTACAGGACATAGTGGAGGAGGGGTTGATCTCCTCTGTATATATTCCCCTCATGTCCAAGGACAAAGCCGTTGGGGCATTGTGTGTTTCCAGCTACAGCGAGTTTCGTTTCCCCCAGGATTTCGTGGATTTCTTGACCGCAGTGGGAAACCAGATAGGCGTGGCAATGGAGAACGCCAATCTTTATGAGGGGCTAAAGGAGGCCTACCAAGAACTTCGCAGGACTCAGGAGCAACTCATCAGAAGTGAGAAGCTGGCTTCCCTGGGGAAGCTGGCAGCAACCATAGCCCATGAGATCAATAACCCCCTTTCTGTGGTGCTCACATATACCAAGCTCATGAAGAACATGCTGAGGCGGGGGAGCTTCAACCCCAAGAGGCTTGCTGACATCTCCAGATTTCTGGACACCATGGAGTCAGAGACAGCCCGCTGTGGAGAAATAGTCAGAAACCTCTTGGCCTTTGCACGGCACTCCACCTTGAATGTGGCCGAGCACAGGATAGAGGAGATCATCCAGAGGACCGTGGCCCTGGTCTCCCATGATTTGGAAATGAGAGAGATGAGGCTCAGGTGTTCCTGCGAGCCCGGGCTTCCCCCTGTGCGATGTGATTTCCGCCAGATTCAGCAGGCCATCTTGAATCTGGTCATGAACGGCGTGGAAGCCATGGGGAAAGGGGGCCTGCTAAGCCTTGAGGCCAAGAAGGGAGACAGGGAGGGATTCTTGCTCTTGAGCGTGAAAGACACGGGTTGCGGCATACCCGAGGAGCATCTCTCGCAGATATTCGAGCCCTTTTTCACCACAAAGGAAGAGGCCAAGGGCGTGGGTCTTGGGCTGGCAGTGGTGTACGGTATCATCACCAGACATGGAGGCAGCATAGAGGTACAAAGCCGGGTAGGGGAGGGGACAACTTTCAGAGTCTATCTTCCCTGTGTGTATGAGCCGTCAACGACTCTCCATGCCAACGGAAACCAGGAAAGGGATATCCCATGACACGAAGGCCCAGGATACTGGTGGTGGACGACGAGGCTCCCATGCGGGAGAGCCTCAAGGACTGGCTCACAGAGGACGGCTACGAGGTGGACTTGGCATCAGGAGGGGAGCAGGCTATTGCCATGGCCAGGCAGCGGGATTGGGATGTGATTCTCCTGGATCTGAAGATGCCTGGGATGGACGGTCTGGAAACCCTAAGAAGGCTCAAGGGGGAGGATGTGGGCACAGAGGCCCAGGTCATAATCATGACCGCATACGGAACCATCGACACGGCGGTTCAGGCCATGAAGGAGGGAGCATTTGATTATTTGTTAAAACCCTTTGACCCTGACCAGGTGGAGCTGGAGATACAGCGAATCATCTCTCACAGGGAACTCCTCATGGAGAACCTGCTGCTTAGGCAAAAGTTGGAGGACAGGGCCGAGTTCGATGAGATCGTGGGTAGAAGTCAGCCCATGCAAAGGATCTATGAGCTCATAGAAAAGGTTGCTCCCACGGATTCCACTGTGCTCATCACAGGAGAAA from bacterium harbors:
- a CDS encoding (Fe-S)-binding protein, encoding MVSVVNLYAKWLREGRLKVDPERNGDIVVTLHDPCNVVRKAALDGFPGIADDARYVLSRVVKNFVEMDPNRENNICCSGGGGALINGFARARTYYGKIKVDQIKRSGASKVCTPCVNCFDGINNLAREYKDTYEFESVHLWTLLANAIVLE
- a CDS encoding ATP-binding protein is translated as MKRAKLGSSSHLEEGLDRVARYLLQWSRDGVLVCDVSGRIGMANPAAADLLGYESPEELCEDRNLEELFQDPKEVELLRLKAEPLGSVREFHCFLKKKEGGLLEARVTLAAIGGADRQLQGHMLILRDVSEEIRAREELSQQSARLATLSSIATTLTSSLELKEVLEHTIDELLKMLSGASIRIYMLDSKGEWLNLVAWKGASIRFIDRPHFQRRKVGDGLLGKTVLHKRAIVVDNFLRAEDPYVQDIVEEGLISSVYIPLMSKDKAVGALCVSSYSEFRFPQDFVDFLTAVGNQIGVAMENANLYEGLKEAYQELRRTQEQLIRSEKLASLGKLAATIAHEINNPLSVVLTYTKLMKNMLRRGSFNPKRLADISRFLDTMESETARCGEIVRNLLAFARHSTLNVAEHRIEEIIQRTVALVSHDLEMREMRLRCSCEPGLPPVRCDFRQIQQAILNLVMNGVEAMGKGGLLSLEAKKGDREGFLLLSVKDTGCGIPEEHLSQIFEPFFTTKEEAKGVGLGLAVVYGIITRHGGSIEVQSRVGEGTTFRVYLPCVYEPSTTLHANGNQERDIP